A genomic region of bacterium contains the following coding sequences:
- a CDS encoding LemA family protein produces the protein LTSTENKIAFARQYYNDSVMRMNNKTEMFPSNVIAGMFQFGREEYYPVPEEDKEPVKVNLR, from the coding sequence CTCACCTCCACCGAGAACAAGATTGCCTTCGCGCGGCAGTACTACAACGACTCGGTCATGCGCATGAACAACAAGACCGAGATGTTCCCCTCGAACGTCATCGCCGGCATGTTCCAATTCGGGCGCGAGGAGTATTATCCCGTTCCCGAGGAAGACAAAGAACCGGTGAAAGTGAATTTGCGCTAA
- a CDS encoding M48 family metallopeptidase, producing the protein MTASVASPATKTRRDFLAEISANKNKSVVLLVLLGAILVMLGAGLGIYIGSIELGVLAGLLIAFIVGLVAYFDGARTILSLSGARKADPGRDQVLINVVDEMRIAAGLPMPEVYVMDTDALNAFATGRDPAHAAIAVTSGLVKKLSREELQGVVGHEMSHVRTYDIRYMMLAAALVGAVVLLSDGMLRGRFLFGGRRGRGGGGGGNAIFAILALVLAILAPLFASLLQMAISRKREYMADAGAVELTRNPLAMAGALEKIDHHLIADPLPGANRGTQHLYIANPLHRYKWNASALMSTHPPMEDRIARLRAMA; encoded by the coding sequence ATGACCGCCTCCGTTGCTTCGCCAGCGACAAAAACGCGCCGCGATTTCCTCGCCGAAATCTCCGCCAACAAGAACAAGTCCGTTGTGCTCTTGGTGTTGCTGGGCGCGATTCTGGTGATGCTCGGCGCGGGGCTGGGGATTTACATCGGCTCGATTGAACTGGGCGTTTTGGCTGGGTTGTTGATTGCGTTCATCGTCGGGCTGGTTGCCTATTTCGACGGCGCGAGGACGATCCTTTCCCTCAGCGGCGCGCGCAAGGCCGATCCTGGACGCGATCAAGTGCTGATCAACGTGGTGGACGAAATGCGCATTGCCGCCGGATTGCCCATGCCCGAGGTGTACGTAATGGACACCGACGCGCTGAATGCCTTCGCTACCGGCCGCGATCCGGCTCATGCCGCGATTGCGGTGACGTCGGGACTCGTGAAAAAACTGAGTCGCGAAGAGCTGCAAGGCGTGGTCGGCCATGAGATGAGCCACGTCCGCACCTACGACATTCGCTACATGATGCTGGCGGCGGCGCTGGTCGGCGCGGTGGTGCTGCTCTCCGACGGCATGCTGCGCGGCCGCTTTCTCTTCGGCGGGCGTCGCGGGCGCGGTGGTGGCGGCGGCGGCAACGCGATCTTCGCGATTCTCGCTCTGGTGCTGGCGATTCTTGCTCCGCTGTTTGCCTCTCTGTTGCAGATGGCGATTTCCCGCAAGCGCGAATACATGGCCGACGCGGGCGCGGTCGAACTCACGCGCAATCCGCTCGCCATGGCCGGCGCGCTCGAGAAAATTGACCATCATCTCATCGCCGATCCGCTTCCGGGAGCCAATCGCGGCACGCAGCATCTCTACATCGCCAATCCGCTCCATCGCTACAAGTGGAATGCGTCCGCGCTGATGAGCACGCATCCACCGATGGAAGACCGCATCGCCCGCCTCC